In the genome of Methanopyrus kandleri AV19, one region contains:
- a CDS encoding 4Fe-4S binding protein, with the protein MIRALAAERMASELPLVEVAARLDVDPSTVSHYLSGDYPSEETRDKVRRVVEETPPFGLWPQLREALGVDVAAEALKWVMGPRTEAEPDVDDERCLACGRCSEICPSPDGECLGCGECVRACPSGARSLSVRYRGLVYRVFSPK; encoded by the coding sequence GTGATCCGCGCCCTGGCCGCCGAGCGGATGGCATCCGAGCTGCCTCTCGTCGAGGTGGCGGCGCGGCTCGACGTTGACCCATCCACGGTCTCACATTACCTAAGCGGTGATTACCCGTCGGAAGAGACGCGTGACAAGGTACGTCGTGTGGTCGAAGAGACACCGCCCTTCGGACTTTGGCCCCAGCTCCGTGAAGCGTTGGGCGTGGACGTCGCTGCTGAGGCGTTGAAGTGGGTGATGGGTCCTCGGACCGAGGCGGAACCGGATGTCGACGACGAGAGGTGCCTAGCGTGCGGCCGGTGCTCCGAAATCTGTCCATCACCGGACGGTGAGTGCTTAGGGTGCGGAGAGTGCGTGCGGGCGTGTCCTTCGGGAGCTAGGTCACTCAGCGTCAGGTACCGCGGACTGGTCTATCGAGTCTTTTCACCCAAGTAA
- the yhbY gene encoding ribosome assembly RNA-binding protein YhbY produces MTQVKRLSGKERRALRARAVLLDPVVRIGKKGLTSGVIQEVDRQLEERGLIKVRFERNILRRYDRKELAEELARKVNAELIDVRGRTAVLFRPREGWRRFHGLSR; encoded by the coding sequence GTGACGCAGGTTAAACGCCTGAGCGGTAAGGAGCGTAGGGCACTCCGAGCCCGCGCGGTCCTGCTGGATCCCGTTGTGAGGATAGGGAAGAAAGGACTGACTTCCGGAGTCATCCAGGAAGTCGATCGACAGCTGGAGGAGCGCGGACTCATTAAGGTCAGGTTCGAGCGAAACATCCTACGTCGGTACGACCGGAAGGAGCTGGCCGAAGAACTCGCCAGGAAGGTCAACGCGGAGCTGATCGACGTACGCGGACGTACGGCAGTACTCTTCCGACCGAGAGAAGGATGGCGGAGGTTCCACGGGCTCTCCCGTTAA
- the argB gene encoding acetylglutamate kinase: MEVIKVGGEVLDRVEDLARVIDDSILVHGGGPEVSDVMERMGLEPRFVRGLRVTDRETLQVVMMVLAGLVNKRLVAELRSEGINALGLSGVDGGLLIAEKRSEVVDGEEVDLGYVGDVKRVNAELLESLLDAGYVPVVAPLGAGEDGTVYNVNADTAAGAIAGAVRADRLVLLTDVPGVLEDLDDPETLIERVRPEDVEELEEKGIVTGGMVPKLEAAKMAVEAGCREAVITNLEGLLEGRGTIVR; encoded by the coding sequence GTGGAGGTCATCAAGGTGGGCGGAGAGGTACTGGACCGTGTTGAAGACCTAGCCCGGGTCATCGACGATTCCATTTTGGTGCACGGTGGCGGTCCGGAGGTCTCGGACGTGATGGAGCGCATGGGACTAGAACCGAGGTTCGTCCGCGGGCTCAGGGTCACCGACCGGGAGACGCTGCAGGTGGTGATGATGGTCTTGGCCGGTTTAGTGAACAAGCGTCTGGTGGCTGAGCTGCGCTCGGAGGGCATCAACGCGTTGGGCTTGTCCGGGGTCGACGGCGGTCTCCTGATAGCCGAGAAGAGATCGGAGGTAGTCGACGGGGAGGAGGTGGATCTCGGGTACGTGGGTGACGTCAAGCGCGTCAACGCCGAGCTACTCGAATCACTGCTGGACGCCGGGTACGTCCCGGTGGTCGCCCCCCTTGGGGCGGGCGAAGACGGGACCGTGTACAACGTGAACGCCGATACAGCCGCGGGGGCCATCGCCGGAGCGGTGCGTGCGGATCGGCTCGTACTGCTGACGGACGTACCCGGGGTCCTGGAAGATCTGGACGACCCCGAGACCCTTATCGAGCGGGTGCGCCCGGAGGACGTCGAGGAGCTCGAAGAAAAGGGAATCGTCACCGGAGGTATGGTGCCGAAGCTCGAAGCCGCCAAGATGGCGGTGGAGGCGGGATGCCGAGAGGCCGTGATCACGAACCTGGAAGGGTTGCTCGAGGGGAGGGGAACCATCGTGAGGTAG
- a CDS encoding 50S ribosomal protein L31e, whose product MAEVVDERVYTVPLRDAKKAPLKKRAPRAVKALRQFIERHMKAEEVRIGNDVNEKIWERGIKKPPSKIRVRAVKYADGTVEVRLAE is encoded by the coding sequence GTGGCTGAAGTCGTCGACGAGCGTGTTTACACCGTACCGCTTCGCGACGCGAAGAAGGCACCGCTCAAGAAGCGCGCACCGAGGGCCGTCAAGGCGCTTAGGCAGTTCATCGAACGACACATGAAGGCGGAGGAGGTCAGGATCGGCAACGACGTGAACGAGAAGATCTGGGAGCGGGGCATCAAGAAGCCACCCTCTAAGATCAGAGTTCGCGCCGTGAAGTACGCGGACGGTACCGTCGAAGTCAGGCTGGCGGAGTAA
- the pfdA gene encoding prefoldin subunit alpha gives MAEKKNEQEIQQELQRLIAEINRLQGQMEAINAQIDLIESSISELNRVEETLKGVKELEGDEEVLVPVGAQSFVRACVTDTERVIVGIGAGVAVERTIDEALESIDDQRQELEKARAEAQQKLQELAQELQEKQRKAQELAQQLEGAQRIAQQSGGG, from the coding sequence ATGGCGGAGAAGAAGAACGAGCAAGAGATCCAACAGGAACTACAGCGACTGATAGCCGAGATCAACAGACTTCAAGGGCAAATGGAGGCGATCAACGCGCAAATAGACCTCATAGAGTCCTCGATCAGTGAGCTGAACCGAGTCGAGGAGACCTTGAAGGGCGTTAAAGAGCTGGAGGGCGACGAGGAAGTCCTCGTACCCGTGGGTGCTCAGTCGTTCGTCAGAGCTTGTGTCACCGACACGGAGCGCGTGATCGTGGGTATCGGAGCCGGCGTGGCTGTGGAGAGAACGATCGATGAAGCACTCGAGAGCATCGACGACCAGCGGCAGGAGCTAGAGAAAGCCCGCGCGGAAGCACAGCAGAAGCTCCAGGAGCTGGCTCAGGAGTTGCAGGAGAAGCAGAGGAAGGCACAAGAACTTGCGCAGCAGCTCGAAGGTGCCCAGCGGATCGCCCAGCAGTCCGGTGGAGGGTAA
- a CDS encoding 50S ribosomal protein L39e, with amino-acid sequence MARVKPLGKKLRMAKAIKQNRRVPPWVVAKTGGRVIDNPKRRHWRRSKLKP; translated from the coding sequence TTGGCCCGTGTGAAACCACTGGGTAAGAAACTCCGTATGGCCAAGGCGATCAAGCAGAACCGTCGCGTCCCACCGTGGGTTGTGGCTAAAACGGGTGGACGCGTCATCGACAACCCGAAGCGTAGGCACTGGAGGCGTAGCAAGCTGAAGCCGTAA
- a CDS encoding DUF357 domain-containing protein, producing MPRGRDHEPGRVARGEGNHREVAAHLGEKIEKYISKLPSVLNECKPRDRAGERLLDLASRYFYDARYFLDRGEMVEAFTCLSYAWALLRAGAEVGVLDVPEDEV from the coding sequence ATGCCGAGAGGCCGTGATCACGAACCTGGAAGGGTTGCTCGAGGGGAGGGGAACCATCGTGAGGTAGCTGCGCACCTCGGCGAGAAAATCGAAAAATATATCTCCAAACTCCCAAGCGTGTTGAACGAATGCAAACCCAGAGACCGTGCCGGAGAGCGTCTGCTAGACCTGGCGAGCAGGTACTTCTACGATGCTCGGTACTTCCTCGACAGGGGCGAGATGGTGGAGGCTTTCACATGTCTGTCCTACGCGTGGGCCCTTCTGAGAGCCGGGGCCGAAGTAGGCGTGCTGGACGTCCCGGAGGATGAAGTGTGA
- the ftsY gene encoding signal recognition particle-docking protein FtsY yields the protein MFGKMKSVLSKVKEKVAKRVEERAEEAEEAKVKEVETMPEDLKKPTLKERLKRVVKREVTITEADIEDILDELELELISNDVAVEVAESIREELKKELVGRRVKGKSEIPKVVEEGFREALLSVLEPKKEVDLMETVEKARQDGRPAIIMFVGVNGSGKTTTIAKVAKLLKDHGYSVVIAAADTFRAAAIEQLEEHAERLGVTLIKGERGDDPTAVAFNAVQHAEAKGKDVVLVDTAGRAYTDVNLMEELKKMKRVLEPDLVVFVGDALAGNDAIEQAKTFHEYVGIDCAILTKVDADAKGGAVLSISKVTGAPILYLGVGQDYDDLKAFSPEWFVERVIGGEES from the coding sequence TTGTTCGGCAAGATGAAGAGCGTTCTAAGCAAGGTAAAGGAGAAGGTGGCGAAGCGCGTGGAGGAGCGCGCAGAGGAGGCCGAGGAAGCAAAAGTTAAGGAAGTCGAAACGATGCCGGAGGACCTCAAGAAGCCCACGTTGAAGGAACGCCTGAAGAGGGTGGTCAAGCGTGAGGTTACGATCACAGAGGCCGACATCGAGGACATCCTCGACGAGCTGGAGCTGGAACTCATAAGCAACGACGTCGCGGTTGAAGTCGCCGAGAGCATCCGGGAGGAGCTCAAGAAAGAGCTGGTCGGCCGTCGGGTTAAGGGTAAATCGGAGATTCCTAAGGTCGTAGAGGAGGGCTTCCGCGAAGCGCTCCTATCGGTACTCGAGCCGAAGAAAGAGGTCGATCTCATGGAGACCGTTGAGAAGGCCCGGCAAGATGGTCGACCGGCCATCATCATGTTCGTCGGTGTGAACGGGAGCGGTAAGACCACCACCATCGCCAAGGTCGCGAAACTGCTCAAGGATCACGGTTACTCGGTCGTAATCGCCGCGGCCGACACGTTCCGGGCGGCCGCTATTGAACAGTTGGAGGAGCACGCGGAAAGACTCGGCGTCACCCTGATCAAGGGTGAGCGGGGAGACGATCCGACGGCGGTGGCCTTCAACGCTGTGCAGCACGCGGAAGCGAAGGGGAAGGACGTCGTCCTCGTCGACACCGCCGGACGGGCGTACACCGACGTTAACTTAATGGAAGAACTGAAAAAGATGAAGCGAGTTCTGGAACCGGATCTCGTCGTATTCGTAGGCGACGCACTGGCCGGAAACGACGCGATCGAGCAGGCTAAGACATTCCACGAATACGTGGGAATAGATTGCGCGATACTGACTAAAGTCGACGCGGACGCCAAAGGTGGTGCCGTACTTTCTATATCGAAAGTTACGGGAGCCCCCATCCTGTATCTGGGTGTCGGTCAGGATTACGACGACTTAAAGGCGTTCTCGCCGGAATGGTTCGTCGAGCGCGTAATTGGGGGGGAAGAATCGTGA
- the ilvE gene encoding branched-chain-amino-acid transaminase, translating into MSEREQLIYLNGELVPREEAKISVYDHGFLYGDGVFEGIRAYDGRIFKLDEHVDRLYDSAKAIMLEIPMTKEKMKEAIIETVRANELRDAYIRVVVSRGEGDLGLDPEKCPEPNVVIIAEPMEPLYGDLYEKGIEVITASVRRIPPDALDPKIKSCNYLNNILAKIQANLAGADEAIMLDHEGYVCEGTGDNVFVVEDGTVYTPPEDTILRGITRATVMEICEELGIPVEEKRITLGELYAADEVFLTGTAAEVAPVRKVDGRKIGEECPGPITRRIMEAFRELTKKEGTPVYEE; encoded by the coding sequence TTGTCTGAGCGCGAGCAGCTCATCTACCTGAACGGCGAACTGGTCCCCCGGGAAGAGGCTAAAATCTCCGTCTACGACCACGGGTTCCTGTACGGCGACGGCGTCTTCGAGGGGATTCGGGCCTACGATGGCCGGATATTCAAGTTGGACGAGCACGTCGACAGACTGTACGACTCCGCAAAGGCCATCATGCTCGAGATACCGATGACCAAGGAGAAGATGAAGGAGGCCATCATCGAGACCGTACGGGCCAACGAGCTCCGGGACGCGTACATCCGGGTGGTGGTCTCGCGCGGCGAAGGTGACCTCGGGTTGGACCCGGAGAAGTGTCCGGAACCCAACGTGGTGATCATCGCGGAGCCGATGGAGCCGTTGTACGGGGACCTGTACGAGAAAGGGATCGAGGTGATCACGGCCTCCGTGCGTCGTATTCCACCGGACGCGCTCGATCCGAAGATCAAGTCGTGCAACTACCTGAACAACATCCTGGCGAAGATCCAAGCCAACCTGGCGGGCGCCGACGAGGCCATCATGTTGGACCACGAGGGCTACGTCTGCGAGGGTACCGGTGACAACGTGTTCGTGGTGGAAGACGGGACCGTGTACACTCCACCGGAGGACACTATTCTCCGGGGGATCACCAGGGCGACCGTGATGGAGATCTGCGAGGAGCTCGGTATACCCGTGGAAGAGAAGCGGATAACACTGGGAGAACTGTACGCGGCGGACGAGGTGTTCCTAACGGGCACGGCGGCGGAGGTGGCCCCCGTTAGGAAGGTCGACGGGCGGAAGATCGGCGAGGAGTGCCCAGGACCCATCACGAGGCGTATCATGGAGGCGTTCCGGGAGCTCACGAAGAAGGAAGGTACGCCGGTGTACGAGGAGTGA
- a CDS encoding flippase — MSLLKLVKGSLTVLVGSLFLRLGGYVYRLLVGRLLGPDGYGIVSSTMVIQTIVMFLATFGVPPAVARYVAKYHALGEGTKVRQFIVIPTLVLVALSTLAALILALTAPYLASWYFHNPRLYTPLLIMAIGLPFAAFASCVRGVFQGFQDMRRYVLTQFVEQGTRVGGAPALILAGYGPAGAVFASATLAYATSGLYGAAKLRSEYLPKIPREGEPLPSDRVAKDALTFGLPVALTGIADMIQSNVDLLAIGYFLGTLWVGYYDAAGPIARLPTTLCAAVATALLPAASEAEALKDERTLRQYAHIAIKTMWTLLIPVAVLTGALAEPLITLFFGPAFRPGAQALYVLPTAMAFIVVFRSCASLLQGIGRERLPLVVLSFSLVANVVLNAIMVPKWGIFGASVATAISDWLAMILIVRAVMVHAKAHLKLRWALVPVIAGVAAWLTTEWSMLFTNGALLKLLLGSAVGTLTYSILLVVLGGVSDLEWELLEKGARRVGSPGIVRVVRLARSLDILGRIKP; from the coding sequence TTGTCCCTCCTCAAGCTCGTTAAAGGCAGTCTCACGGTCCTCGTCGGCTCGTTGTTCCTTCGATTAGGAGGGTACGTGTACCGGCTCCTCGTGGGCCGCCTGCTGGGGCCCGACGGGTACGGAATAGTGTCGTCTACCATGGTGATACAGACCATCGTGATGTTCTTGGCTACCTTCGGGGTACCACCCGCCGTCGCGAGGTACGTCGCTAAGTACCACGCGCTCGGCGAGGGGACGAAGGTCCGCCAGTTCATCGTGATCCCGACGCTAGTCTTGGTTGCCTTGTCCACTCTCGCCGCATTGATACTGGCGTTAACCGCCCCGTACCTGGCCTCGTGGTACTTCCACAATCCGCGCCTCTATACGCCGCTCCTGATCATGGCCATAGGATTACCCTTTGCGGCCTTCGCTTCGTGCGTCCGGGGTGTTTTCCAAGGGTTCCAGGACATGCGCCGGTACGTCCTCACGCAGTTCGTCGAGCAGGGGACCCGAGTGGGTGGGGCACCCGCGCTCATCCTGGCGGGGTACGGACCGGCCGGTGCTGTCTTCGCCTCGGCGACGCTGGCGTACGCCACATCGGGACTCTACGGGGCGGCCAAGCTCAGGAGCGAGTACCTCCCGAAGATACCCAGGGAGGGTGAACCGCTCCCTTCGGACCGTGTCGCCAAGGACGCCCTAACTTTCGGCCTTCCGGTCGCGCTGACCGGTATCGCGGACATGATTCAGTCGAACGTCGACCTCCTGGCGATTGGGTACTTTCTGGGGACCCTTTGGGTCGGGTACTACGACGCGGCCGGTCCCATAGCTCGCCTTCCGACCACGTTGTGTGCGGCGGTGGCGACCGCGCTGCTTCCGGCGGCCTCCGAGGCCGAAGCCCTCAAGGACGAGCGAACACTACGCCAGTACGCCCATATAGCGATTAAGACGATGTGGACGTTGCTGATCCCGGTGGCGGTCCTGACGGGCGCGTTGGCGGAGCCCCTTATCACGCTCTTCTTCGGTCCCGCCTTTCGGCCGGGTGCCCAGGCGCTTTACGTGCTGCCAACCGCCATGGCTTTCATAGTGGTCTTCCGCAGCTGTGCGAGCCTGCTCCAGGGAATAGGGCGCGAGCGCCTGCCGCTGGTCGTTCTCTCGTTTTCGCTGGTCGCGAACGTAGTCCTGAACGCAATCATGGTACCGAAGTGGGGCATCTTCGGGGCTTCCGTCGCCACGGCGATCTCCGATTGGCTCGCGATGATCCTGATCGTCCGCGCGGTAATGGTACACGCCAAAGCTCATCTCAAGCTGAGATGGGCGCTAGTTCCCGTGATCGCAGGCGTTGCAGCATGGCTCACGACCGAGTGGTCCATGCTCTTCACTAACGGGGCTCTGCTGAAGCTGTTACTCGGATCTGCCGTGGGGACACTCACGTACTCGATCCTGCTTGTGGTGTTAGGCGGTGTGAGCGACTTAGAGTGGGAGTTACTGGAGAAGGGAGCACGTCGCGTTGGATCACCCGGAATTGTACGGGTCGTACGGCTCGCACGATCGCTGGACATTCTAGGACGCATTAAACCGTGA
- a CDS encoding DNA-binding protein: protein MTDPELERIRRKKIMELQRKLEESQEKKVEEEREKKALEEAQRRAMLRRILTPEARERLARVRLARPQLAQAVENYLLQLAQTGQLKEKIDEDQLKRILKQVSDATRKEYRIRFKRK, encoded by the coding sequence ATGACCGACCCCGAGCTCGAGCGCATCCGGCGTAAGAAGATTATGGAACTCCAACGCAAGCTGGAGGAGTCGCAGGAGAAGAAGGTCGAGGAAGAGAGGGAGAAGAAAGCACTGGAGGAAGCCCAGCGCCGGGCGATGCTTCGTAGGATCCTGACCCCAGAAGCCCGGGAACGTCTGGCTCGAGTCCGGCTCGCCAGGCCACAGCTGGCTCAGGCGGTTGAAAATTACCTACTACAGCTGGCTCAAACGGGTCAGTTGAAGGAGAAGATCGACGAGGATCAACTCAAGAGAATCCTGAAACAGGTCTCGGACGCTACGCGAAAGGAGTATCGGATAAGGTTCAAACGGAAGTGA
- a CDS encoding translation initiation factor IF-6 yields MTVVKASVHGDPNIGAWIAASEEYAVVAPKVPDDIVERVKEALDVEVVRTTVAGSNLVGALLAVNSNGALFPRHAREHEIRVVRELGVEVDVLPSKMNAVGNLVLTNDHGALVHPDLDDHALEVIESVLGGRVVRGELGGVKTVGSAGVANSKGAVVHPGATEEEMERVSEVLGVDVEVGTVNRGSPYVGVGIVVNSKGAVVGEDTTGPELARLEDALYLI; encoded by the coding sequence ATGACCGTAGTCAAGGCCTCGGTCCACGGGGACCCCAACATCGGGGCGTGGATAGCGGCCTCCGAGGAATACGCCGTCGTCGCTCCCAAAGTCCCGGACGACATCGTTGAAAGAGTGAAAGAAGCGTTGGACGTCGAAGTCGTTCGGACCACCGTGGCCGGCAGCAACCTCGTAGGCGCCCTACTGGCCGTGAACTCCAACGGCGCCCTGTTCCCTAGACACGCTCGGGAGCACGAGATACGGGTCGTCCGTGAGCTGGGCGTGGAAGTCGACGTGCTCCCCTCCAAAATGAACGCCGTCGGCAACCTCGTTCTCACTAACGATCACGGGGCACTGGTTCATCCGGATCTCGACGATCACGCATTAGAGGTGATCGAGTCAGTCCTCGGCGGGAGAGTGGTACGTGGTGAGCTCGGTGGTGTGAAGACCGTAGGGTCAGCGGGTGTGGCGAACTCTAAGGGGGCCGTGGTACACCCAGGAGCGACGGAGGAGGAAATGGAACGTGTCTCGGAGGTGCTAGGGGTGGACGTGGAGGTCGGCACAGTGAACCGCGGATCCCCCTACGTCGGTGTGGGTATCGTGGTGAACTCTAAAGGTGCTGTTGTCGGTGAGGATACGACGGGTCCCGAGCTCGCCCGTTTGGAGGATGCCCTGTACCTCATCTGA
- a CDS encoding transcription antitermination factor NusB — protein MENQLLAVKALVLVETRGMPIPEAVERTCRDRPIDVRRSVQAFVYETIKRRNLLDELVAAGSDAHPEDVRSPYVRQILRVGTLEMKIWRNPPPAVTDCMVRIAKRLVGSKAGAFVNAVLRGVERVSVKDVLEDRPWTERLALKYGHPEWFVLYVLDLFEGDRSRVELLLRANNRVPPQYLRINRLKLDPLVAGDVLEREYGIVTEPTFLEEVRALVRGRGYGSRAWREGLFDVQDLASASASAALSAEPGETVLDVCAAPGSKTTHTAERMLDEGEVWAVDRSEWGLRVLERRCRRLGITCVRTICRDARGLTVDDLPDVPDRILVDPPCSTTGVWNRNPDSRWKPKPLERFAERQWEILEPALRIAEEHGCTLVYSTCSVSWEENEAIVKRALEEFDVKLVDAGVLGSPGIEEFRGERFSGYKKVRRYWPFRHDTAGFFVAKMKGKG, from the coding sequence ATGGAGAACCAGCTGCTGGCGGTTAAAGCCTTGGTCCTCGTGGAAACCCGAGGAATGCCGATACCCGAGGCCGTGGAGCGTACCTGCCGGGACCGTCCGATCGACGTCCGACGGTCCGTGCAGGCGTTCGTGTACGAGACGATCAAGCGGCGGAACCTACTGGACGAGCTCGTGGCGGCGGGCTCGGACGCACATCCCGAGGACGTGAGGTCGCCCTACGTGCGCCAGATCCTCAGGGTCGGCACCCTGGAGATGAAGATCTGGAGAAACCCTCCACCCGCGGTGACCGACTGCATGGTCAGGATCGCGAAGAGGTTAGTAGGGAGCAAGGCGGGAGCCTTCGTCAACGCCGTGCTCCGCGGCGTGGAACGCGTCTCCGTGAAGGACGTGCTGGAGGATCGCCCGTGGACGGAGCGCCTCGCACTGAAGTACGGGCATCCCGAGTGGTTCGTCCTTTACGTGCTGGATTTGTTCGAGGGTGATCGGAGTAGGGTCGAGCTCCTCCTACGCGCGAACAACCGGGTGCCGCCGCAGTACCTCCGTATAAACCGGTTGAAGTTAGACCCGCTGGTCGCGGGTGACGTCCTGGAGAGAGAGTACGGTATCGTGACGGAGCCCACGTTCCTGGAGGAGGTGCGTGCGCTGGTCAGGGGCCGCGGATACGGATCGAGGGCTTGGCGGGAGGGACTGTTCGACGTGCAAGACCTCGCGTCGGCGTCCGCGTCCGCCGCCCTGAGCGCCGAGCCGGGTGAAACCGTGCTCGACGTCTGCGCGGCTCCGGGTAGCAAGACCACGCACACGGCGGAGCGCATGCTCGACGAGGGCGAAGTGTGGGCCGTGGACAGGTCGGAGTGGGGACTCCGGGTCCTGGAGCGCCGGTGCCGCCGGCTCGGGATCACCTGCGTCCGAACTATCTGCCGGGACGCCCGCGGGTTGACGGTGGACGACCTACCCGACGTTCCAGATCGTATCCTCGTGGACCCACCGTGCTCGACCACGGGGGTCTGGAACAGGAACCCGGACAGTAGGTGGAAGCCCAAGCCGTTGGAGCGGTTCGCAGAGAGGCAGTGGGAGATACTGGAGCCCGCGCTCCGTATCGCCGAGGAACACGGCTGCACGCTGGTGTACTCGACGTGCTCGGTATCGTGGGAGGAGAACGAGGCTATCGTGAAGCGCGCCTTGGAGGAGTTCGACGTGAAACTGGTCGACGCCGGCGTACTAGGGTCCCCCGGGATCGAGGAGTTCCGAGGGGAGCGGTTCTCTGGGTACAAGAAGGTGCGGCGGTACTGGCCGTTCAGGCACGACACGGCAGGATTCTTCGTCGCGAAGATGAAGGGAAAAGGGTAG
- a CDS encoding ribonuclease P protein component 4, giving the protein MCKVESPRSGVLLLRRIALERAERLLRLARTVYYEDPDRARRYVELARRIAMKARVKLPKHLKRSFCKRCNTPLIPGVTARVRLRQNRMPHVSVTCLECGYIYRYPYLREVKERRRRHMEGVKDRDAG; this is encoded by the coding sequence GTGTGCAAGGTCGAATCCCCTCGTTCGGGGGTGTTACTGTTGCGCAGGATAGCCCTGGAGCGCGCTGAGCGGCTGTTGAGGCTGGCCCGGACGGTGTACTACGAGGACCCGGACAGGGCACGGAGGTACGTGGAGCTCGCCAGGAGGATAGCTATGAAAGCTCGGGTTAAGCTTCCGAAGCATCTCAAGCGTAGCTTCTGTAAGCGCTGTAACACCCCACTCATCCCCGGGGTCACGGCCCGAGTACGCTTGAGACAGAACCGCATGCCCCACGTGTCGGTCACCTGCCTCGAGTGTGGCTATATATATCGGTATCCGTACTTACGGGAGGTAAAGGAGCGGAGACGCAGGCATATGGAGGGGGTGAAGGATCGTGACGCAGGTTAA
- the frhD gene encoding coenzyme F420-reducing hydrogenase, FrhD protein, producing MLRFLQRRVLIVGCGNELFGDDGFGPAVIKEIERRGWEHPDVEILDAGAGAPQNVFSLIDEDSKVEYMVVVDAVDVGAEPGTLLEFGPEDLDPNCRIVPVDAHGWSIESALLDLNERIGIDFRILGCQVKELPIPEVQPGLSDPVRKAVPKAADRAIELAERYLGEKTR from the coding sequence TTGCTGAGGTTCTTACAAAGGCGCGTCCTCATCGTCGGGTGCGGGAACGAGTTGTTCGGAGATGACGGGTTCGGACCAGCAGTGATCAAAGAAATCGAGCGCCGTGGATGGGAGCATCCGGACGTGGAGATCTTGGACGCAGGAGCGGGCGCTCCGCAGAACGTGTTCTCGCTAATCGACGAGGATTCGAAGGTCGAGTACATGGTAGTGGTCGACGCGGTGGACGTGGGAGCGGAGCCGGGAACACTACTGGAGTTCGGCCCAGAGGATCTCGATCCCAACTGTCGCATAGTACCAGTTGACGCCCACGGATGGAGCATAGAATCCGCACTGCTGGACCTCAACGAGAGGATCGGTATCGACTTCCGGATACTGGGATGCCAGGTGAAAGAGCTACCGATTCCCGAGGTCCAACCTGGTCTCTCCGATCCCGTCCGTAAGGCGGTACCGAAAGCCGCCGACCGTGCGATCGAGCTCGCCGAGCGTTACTTGGGTGAAAAGACTCGATAG
- a CDS encoding 30S ribosomal protein S19e, with amino-acid sequence MYDAYVVPGSELVERLAEKLKDFEEIKPPEWAKYVKTGRHKERPPEDPDWWYMRAASILRRVYMDGPVGVSRLRTYYGGRQDRGARPERFRKGSGAIIRKILQQLEEAGLVEKTEEGRVVTPEGRSLVDSTAHEIAKEKGYTDKFTSPI; translated from the coding sequence GTGTACGATGCCTACGTGGTGCCCGGATCGGAGCTCGTGGAGCGTCTGGCGGAGAAGCTCAAGGACTTCGAGGAGATCAAACCGCCCGAGTGGGCGAAGTACGTCAAGACAGGCCGCCACAAGGAGCGTCCGCCGGAGGATCCGGACTGGTGGTACATGCGAGCGGCATCGATCCTGCGCCGAGTGTACATGGACGGCCCGGTGGGAGTCTCCCGACTGCGCACGTACTACGGAGGTCGTCAGGACCGGGGAGCCCGGCCCGAGCGGTTCCGGAAGGGAAGTGGTGCGATCATCCGCAAGATCCTGCAGCAGTTGGAGGAGGCCGGACTGGTCGAGAAGACCGAAGAAGGCCGAGTGGTCACACCTGAAGGCAGGTCCCTCGTCGACTCAACCGCCCATGAGATCGCCAAGGAGAAGGGATACACGGATAAATTCACGTCTCCCATCTAA
- the rpl18a gene encoding 50S ribosomal protein L18Ae: protein MSEVKVFEVRGTFRMGDEPRQPFTRQVPATSEEEALEKVYSDLGSEHGVSRMEIQIEEIREIDPSKVEDPILRRLLGVEE from the coding sequence ATGTCCGAGGTGAAGGTGTTCGAGGTCCGTGGTACGTTCCGCATGGGTGACGAGCCTCGACAACCGTTCACGCGTCAGGTTCCGGCCACGTCCGAAGAGGAAGCGCTGGAGAAGGTGTACTCCGATCTCGGTAGCGAGCACGGCGTCAGCCGCATGGAGATTCAGATCGAAGAGATCCGGGAGATAGACCCCTCTAAGGTAGAGGATCCGATACTGAGGCGGCTTCTGGGTGTGGAAGAGTAA